gagcttccccctataatCGTCCATCTATTTGCACCAGTCGGCCCGGCACGCGTTATAGCTCGCCTTGGCattctggagctgttgctgaaggtcggagaacttcctcgaccattctcgatcgcggtcagcccgagtcgaaagccaggacgagcttccttccaactggctgatcctctcctgtgcagctgacagctctgccctgagagagctgatcttggcagcttgagcccaagaccgatcgctggcgcgcttcttgtgttcctctagctccttctcgaagtttgccttcctccgactgtactccatgatccccttcacatggaggttccaaaagtaggtggcctccacggtggccttagaatgactctccctcaacctgcgaaattcgccgtccatctccttcgacctttttgttaaatgacgaacttttttcttcagacgttggatcgtggacttcagcgaaattttctgtggcaagggaagcgcttcggcaggacactgccatcggaagacaaaagcgtcaagacgcGTCTCAttgtagagagaaaaaaaaaggggggggaagaggagtggagaagccctccataaggagaaacccaattttattgattgaatgtttcttaaagacaaaagagaaaaaaaaaattataataaaagaaaaatacaaagtcagaggtctcagacttctgaaataggagttggggagctcggtgttctcggaaggggggctgcggtggcagtggcagtgggagagggcccggcttcgtctTCAAACGCCTCGTCTAagaagctgaggtcaagctcgggaaatttcttgaccaccttctcttgacagagctcgaatcctttgatgaatgcttcttgaccgaacttgacgttcaggtccctcatctccacagaggccttgaactcctccgctgctaggaccctggcctccgagatcagaaccggaatctgctccgtcaaatttgcgacctcggcctccgccttcctcaccatctcctccgaggcctgcttttctttctcaagggcctcttggaggttggctacctcagcagccttttctttgaggcgggtGGCTTCGGCCTGACgaccctcctccgcctggatggcatctctCCTCGTccggttcatcacctcgatgttggcaaggagttggtgcccgatctgcaaggacggctaggaggtcagaacgaaacttgagaagctaattaaatgaaggtgcgaggggaaggaggaaagtgaatctgtttacctcgaggaaggatcctagagagtcccaaacccgctgttcgggatcggcgcgaacgatcctctggatgactttggGCAGGACGCAGccatcgaccagtcgctttatcaggtccttgtcattaaaaggattctcccccgactcttcttcggaaccgtgggactcttcgatggcggcccgacggctgctcaccctgcgggccaccgtcttccttctcctccccctctcaacccctggcacctcctcgaagcggacccctgaggcgggaacctcagcgggagaactccttgaagaggcccggggagccggggGCTCAGCGTCTGACGGAACGTCGACCGTGAGTACCATCTGGGCAGGTGTGGCCGagttcgtctcctccgttctggccttctttgccgatccagaggtcgcggcgccttttcttttgtgagccttgaggcccctggcgagcatccgtgctgcttcggcgtccattcctaaaaaaaaaaaaaagagagaaaaaagagaaaaaaagaagagagagaaaaagagatcagtaatggagtgaaaaaggaagaagtgacgtgcaaaaaaaaaaaagagagagaagaagagcaggagaaaagaagaggaaaggaaagatgggatactcgcaggatctagggggctcaagccgatgttgaacaaaagctgttccttcagaaggttgggaagggaaggagtcgaataactaagaagctttcggatggcctgaaggtcgtcctcccccaggctgggggcccgacggacagagtccctcagggagccccaagggggcagtcccagctTAAAGATCGGGcactggacgtagaggtacttccccttccaattatggattgaagagggagcacccttcagtaaccccttcttgccgaactggggggagaagtaccaccagtcttttgccgaagggtggtgcttgaaggtgtaaaaatacctaaacaaagaaagagatggctgaacttcgactacgtggaaaagggagaggaaccctatcagaaacctaaaggaattcggcgcgactgaagccaaagaaatgtctaaaaaatagaaaagagcgacgacgaagggtgGAAGCGGAAGACGGAGCccagcatggaaggcctcctggtacagacagaaacggccaggtggggggtgctagcccggtcggcgagatcgggaagctccagatcgtactccggaggaactccatactgaacccttatcagtaaaagttcatccggagtcagagaacaaggaatgacgTCCGGCGTAAAAATCgggtgaggcccagccctagatgagggtttgtctacagtatgagggttctgggggactgaggcagacgaactcctggatccactagaggcggaggtgccagaagatatttcaagcaagGATCCTAAAAATTCCGGAGaaatcaggcgaaataagaggcgaaaggttcgcgggggaccaaaccaggagAATACggcggaagaaaaatggaggagaaagggcacctagatggcaagaagagaaatgaaagttttgggactaacctaagtcgctccgaaggatgtagaggtacgaggacagggatgactagaagaacgcttagggccaaggtggacgccaaggaaggtcagagctctcggagagaaggcagacaccgacagaactttcaggcggaatgagactcctgaaggcggaaaggcgggtttaaatagatcatgggatccggtgctataatgatcgcggatctccccaggccgacccacgctcaccacgtgtcccactcgccatagcaggcggctaaaagcggctgacagctgacaaagccattactgcaccgtacctgggccaacgctccagcgAAAATTTCGAAAGATCCCTTCAGATcgctccgatttgaaaagactccaacacgcgcgcattaaatgccagaatatctgagagtgatcgtgcacaggattcaaggggacaacttcggctgtaaaaatttctctgtacttccttcattcgaaactcaaactcgaaagtagggggactggtgttgggtataaaatacccccccagccgaagttcgtgacatgagtgacccttcagggattctaccgactcccgaccttcgacgacatctttccgaacctctccgacggtcgagcctctgcAATATTCTCAAAttttgccgatggataaacccccaccagcatcgacaagattcttcacgacggacggactccacccaagtttccacgatgatcgaccaccctctagacctcatccggactcctacgggagccggacttcgtccccgactccaactgcaggaagacttcatccggactcctacgggagccggacttcgtctccgactccaactgtaggaagacttcatccggactcctacgggagccggattttatccctgactccaactgcaggaagacttcatccggactcctacggaagccggacttcgtctcggactccaactgcaggaagaactcatccggactcctacgggagccggacttcgtccctgactccaactgcaggaagacttaatccggactcctacgggagccggacttcgtccccgactccaactgcaggaagacttcatccggactcctacgggagccggacttcgtccccgactgcaggagccggacttcatccccgactccaactccaggtagacttcatccggactcctacgggagctggacttcgtccccgactccgacggcaggaagactttatccggacttttacgggagccggacttcttccccgaactccggctgtaggtagtcttcatccggactcctacgggagccggacttccgcctagaactcctgttgcaggtagatctcatccgaactcctacaaaggccggactccgaacttctaccgcaagcggtctgcttcaaatttctactacgaatgGCCCGCGTTGGATTTTCACTataagccttcatccgagctcccaTTGTGGACGCATTCCTTTCGGATCTCCATTGCAGGCAGGCCTCGACCGAGTtctctcgacaaatgatccccatccgagcttctacggagatcggactccaaccgaactcctGTAGTGAatagactccggacgaactcttaCGGCATACGGATTCCAGCAGCTGGATCCCTCCAGCGCTATCCGACATCCGCTGACGGTCGACCCTTTGCCGAATtttgcatgaaaccgaacttcgtctacggaaagcctctgactgagctcctacagcggatggccctcgcctatagtattaacgtccaacgatagaaggctcgccagcaatatccgagctcctctaagatggatagctacctctctccacagATGCTTCAAccaagcttcggccgacaggcctggactccctgacaggccacagtaatggccacaactctgcttcacttcttgcgacggataccgcgcggctccaccactccctggcaggccacagtaatggccacgactctgctccacttcctgcgatggattccgtgcggctccatcactccctgacaggccatagtaacggccacgactctgctccacttcctgcgatggattctgcgcggctccatcactccctggcaggccacagtaatggccacgactctgctccacttcctgtgacggataccgcgcggctcctccactctctggcaagtcacgacaacgaacgccgctccactccccgcaacagactccacgtggcaggtcacggtgatggtcatgattctactccactactcttcataacaagctcctcctgaccccaaacggcccactgccagacggttacaaacgtcgctatcagtctattgcaccctccgcctataaaaaggggatcccagatacgttattctctaagctctaatttctatctcaaaactctgctaaaattttcgttcgagcactccattcttgttgaggcagagaactgacttgagcgtcggagggtcttgccggagcacccccaactctggtttagacttcctttgctggtcccggtggtgaccgcgacaccctcgactctagcttctccgacgccggcgaatttttgcaccaacatatagtAAGATTGATGGTTTGATCATACTTGTAATAATgcctatttgaatttgaatatacTCTACTAGTGAATTGAAGATTAACAATTGATCCGGAGAAGATCCAATATTAAAGATCGCTCCTTTGAATTTTCTTCCTTCGTTTTAAATATCCAACGACATTACATGGTAGTTGGATGACCTAGGTCGCCACGGTTGCGTGGGAATTAAGATCTCTTTGATCATGACCTCAAAATCCTTGGAAAGAGTAGATCTTTGATCAAGTATTCCTCACGCTATGGGATCTTGACTTTAGATCGTTTCTTTCCTTAAATAATGTAAAAGGTCAAAATTGATAATATTACGTAAAAACAATAAACAAATGAGAAAATGAATTCAAAATTGATGATATTTATCCTTTCATCAAAAATACTTATACCACTgctttcaaattaaaaaaaaaaaaaaaaaaaacgaactaTAGTAACTACTAACTAATAAGAAAAATGAGGGATAAAATCGTCAGAATCCCGGATTTCACGTTTCCTTAGACCGCAGTCATCTCCGGTCATCGGAAATTAGGCCAAACCGTCGGAGATCAGCACTCCAACGCCCAGATTTTGACCCGCCCAAAATGGCAAGGACAAGCGACCTATCCCGCCGTTTGGTTTGTTTAGCCGCATTTTTCTCCAAACTGTTTCCAAGGAGTAGAGCTGGGTAATTTGCAAACCAGCCCATCGTTTTCGTCCCCCTCTccttccataaaaaaaaaaagaaaatatccaACTTTGCTTCCTGTCAGTCTCCTTCCCAGTAAATAAAACGGTAAAAGAAATTAATCAGAACGAGACAAAACATCAATGAAGATGACGAACGGCCTGCCATCCCATCCTTTTCTCATCGTCTCCGCCATTTCGTCCTTCCTACTCCCTACTTCCTCCCCCCGTCATAATTCATCACCTACTCCTCCTCTTCACCAATCCATTCACTAACTCAGCTCTCCTCCCCCAATCCACCACTCTCAAAACCAAAACAGAGCACGCCCAAAAGAACCCCTCCCTCCATTTCTAAACTCGGAGAAGAATCTTATCTGAATTggcatttatttatttaatttttttttcctctccctcTCACCGAAATCGTTCGCCCGACTCGAAGTCTTGTCTTATATCTGCATGCCGAGAAGAATCCTGTGCGAACTCGGATGTACGTGGGAGGAGACGGAGACATGCGTTGCTGGGTTCCTAATTGCACCAAAACCATCGAGGAGTGACGGTGGGATGAAAGGTGTGGAACCCTAACGAGAGGTGGATCCAAGAAAGGCCGCTGGAATGACCAACAGGCTTCTCAGCATCGCGGCGCAGATAACGGTGATGGCCATCGTGGTCTCGGTTGTGCTGCTCTTCGTCGGCATCGGAATTCTGGTGCTCATCCACGTCTGCGTCGTCGGGAGGGCGTTCCGAGGCCTCAGCGCCGCCGCGAGAGCAGACCGGAGCGACGAGGTGAGCGGCGGCCTGTCGGTGGACGATCTGGAGAAGCTCCCCTGCTATGATTTCAAGGCCGGGGAGAAGGGAAGCGGCGCGGTGGATTGCGCGGTGTGCTTGGAGAGCTTTAAGATTGGGGAGCGGTGCAGGCTGTTGCCTGTTTGTAAGCATAGCTTTCATGCCCAGTGCGTGGATTCTTGGCTGTTGAGGTCCCGGTTCTGCCCGATATGCCGGACCAGCGCCGAACACCGGAAGGGATGCGAGGCTGGGAGGGAGGGCGCAGTGGTGATGGTGGGGATTCCATTGCCTGTCCATGCTTCGACTTCAGAATAGATGTTTGGGAGTTTTGTGTGCATGCTGTAAGTCTGAAAACTGGTTGATGGATGATAATGATTGATAACTTTTGGTTTTTTTGTACTTGATTGGTAGaaggtttgatttctgattagttGCATTGTAGGTTGTAGATTCTTTTGCCTTCTGAAAGGATATTAATTGCCTGTTAGTTTTTGATAATTGTATCATATGATCATCTCATTATAAGTAACCCTTTATCGAATTCTGCATTGGAGGTCTTTTGTCCTGCTTGTTgcaaactttattgattggatgctTATGGATGCTTTCTTCCCTAAATTTAACATTAAAGGAGGATATATGACCTACATTTCCACTAAAATGGTCCGACAGATGAGAATTTATTCTCATAAGGTTGCTTGGAAGACTGCATTAATTCCACTTTGTCCATGGTAGGAAACTTAAGCACATGCATATTATTATCTTCTCcaaatttaaaaatagaaaagagaaaaCACCATGCTATTAATTCATCATTTCTTGTCGTCTAAGCTAAATGTTCAGCAAGATGTTGACAAAatttttggagacatgccttttGAGGTCTCTTTATCTTTTTGGTGAAGAGTGGTTGAATTTATGCTGGACAAAATTGGGGAAGTATTTATCTTTCTGTCGCTGTACTCAACTATTGTTTGAGTGCCAATTTTGTTATCTTAgcattttttccttctttctttgtcAGAGAATTCTCATAGGTCTGAGTTATTACAGAAATTGATTTATCTTTTAACACCTTGTCTTCATAACTCAGTTGAGTGTCTGCAGATTACAACGTTATCTATTTGAACTTACAAATGGGTCGTGCCtcatatcctaatttttttttttttttttcactttattCTTTCAGTGTACATATGGAACATTAATTtcctaatttataataaatcaacaTCGAATTCCTCTATACACTGGACCATTCAtgaatggttttttttttttttttttttttgaaatataggaATCTAAGCATTCAAATCCTAGGGCTCCCATTTTAGCATGTTTTTTTTCTAGATACCATAGATACTCCATTCCATCAATCCAGCCTATTGAGAtacaattttttatgatgatttaTATGTAAATTTACTTTTCCAGACAATCGAATATTTCCTCCTCTTTTTATCTTCCTATCATGATGTTCTTATTTCACAGAGTTATAGCTGTAACTGCCTGAATTGCAAAAACTGTGCTTATCCTCTTtttctcagagagagagagagagagagagagagagactgtgCTTATCCACATGCAAGAAATTCTATTGGCTATCTAATGCACCTTTATGAATAAGAAAAGGGCTCAGGGGGTAACATGGGGTTTAAGAAGGGTATGTATTTTATCCATGAATTGCAGACTTCATGCCATTCAGTAAGTCAGGAATTATTTGAAGTTCTTTGTTGGCTGACACCAATATGGAAACTTTTGCTTGGAAGAACATGCAGGACAGAGGAAAAATATGTGGATGCCAAACATTTGCCAGTCATTTCTGAGCAACATGGACCTTTAGTATGATAATCATTAAAAATTTCACAGATGAGATTGGATTAAGTGGAGTTCAAAATGCATAGGTCAACTTCTTTGGTGTCATTTTGAGGCTAAGCATTGCAAGTTGACTAGACAATCTGTGAATAATATCAGAAGGTGATAATTTGCAGTGCAAGGTGATTTTACTTTGGGTTAGGTTATAACTTAGGTGGTGGGGACTAGAAGATCAAGAAGGTGAGGTGTCAAAGGGTTGAGGAAGTTAGAATTACGTCCTCATGGTCAAGTTCAAATACTGCAATTATTCTACTAACTTCTAAAAAGCAGAGGAAAGAGGTGAGTTTCAGTGGTATGACATACGGACCCTTACCTAGAATATTAGAGGCTTATCCTCATAGCTGTAATAACTTCATCACATAGCTGTAACTGCATTAATTGTGAGAGCTGTGCCTATCCTCATGCAAGAAATGCTATTGGCTATCTAATGTGCTTTTATTGATAGGCAAAGGGCTCGAGGGGTAGTATGGGTTGAAGAAGGGTATCCATGAATTGCAGACCTTGTGCTATTCAGAAAGTCAGGAATTAGGCTCACTCCAATATCGAGATTTTGCTTGGAAGAACATATAGGATGGCAAAATCTGGATGCCAGTCATTTCTACACAATGAGTTTCTTCAAGTGTGATAAACTCATCAAAATTTCAAAGAGGAGAATGAGTTTTTTGAGCCAGAGCATGCAAATTGACTAAGTGATTTGTAATTAATCTCGGAAGGCAGTAGTATGCTATGAAAAATGATCTTACTTGGGTTAGGTGATGACTTAGATGGTGGAGACTTGGGAGATAAAGCAGTTGAGGTGTcttctcaaaaaaagaaaaaagaaaaaaataaagaaagaaagaaagaagagaaagatgaAGTTAGAATTTCTCATGGTCAAGTTGAAATACTGCATTTATTCTACTCCACTTCTAAAAAGCAGAGGAAACAGGTGAATCACAATGATATGACATACAACCCTTACCTAGAATATTAGAGGCTAGGATGTGGGGAAAATATGCAAGTGGTAATGGAATGTTGTAGCTTGCTTAAGATCTTTTTGGACAAATCAACTTGAATTTTGGACTTGTAAGCAAGAACACACTGTTTTTCCCACATTCACTGCTTATTCCTGTGCAAAGGTTGTTTGTTATACTGCTGatatttatctcatttttatcttGTTAAAGTATATGAAATAAGCAACTAGCAGTATCCCAATTTTGGGGTGATATAGTCTAGTATTATGAATCATGACTTTTGTACCTTTAGTTTGATAGAAGACATCAATCATAAAAAGAAAACACAAAGtgagaattgaacctatggaaactaaccccaaaaaaaaaaaaaaaaatggaacatAGTATCACATGAAATACAGGACTTCATAGTATCACTGAACCTCAAAAAGCAGTCACGGAACAAAACAATGAAACTGTAGCTTCATGCACGGATTTATTGTATGTCATTCTTTAAAAGGTAGAATTATTCTACTACAAAGCCATAAAAATACATGGCAATTATTTCTTATTATGTTTCTTGTGCTATTTAATATGGATTAACATACTGCATCATTCTGTGTTGTTTAAAATGGCAAACCAAGGCAATTGAATGCATTAGTTGGGTGGTAGCTTGATGAAAATTGAATTACTTGTGTAGAAGAAGAGAAAACGTTGTAGAGCATGTGATTCTTTACTAGGAACAATACAATAGTCTTGACATATAAGAAATTGTATTttgattaattaataaaaataagtcATATAACCCTGAATTGtgaacaaaaaattttgagattgaAACTTGTGAAACATATTGGAGGATCCGTACCAGGTGTCACCCAAAAAGGATAAAAATTGCCTACTTTTCAGTTGCTGAGTTGCCCCCTCATTCTTGTATAAAAACATAAATTATCAGTATCATCCTATtgagatatatatgatatctctatcctcactttttattttttgaagagcATGGATATCTTGAAAGGAGGTAAAAActtcttcaacaaaaaagaattggttgTAAGAAAAATATTTGAGTTTTAAACGGCGACAGGAAGAGTGATTACCATGTGCATTTAAAGTAACATTCAAGATCAAGATTTATGTAAAGCTATTCGCTTTTCTGATTGTTTCAAAATAAGCACTTTTTCGATTACATTCTGTTGATTTATAATTATCTCCATCTCTTGGAAGTATTCAGCTTTCTTATTGAATTGATCTTACCATTGAGATCTGCATCTGATGCATGGTTAGTTAGAAAAATTGACCTGTATTGTCCAATTCAAACTGATTTATGGTTGTGCAGTCCTATGCCAATACAAATGCTTAGTCAGGTTCCTACCAAGTAACGCACATACTGGTTTGA
The DNA window shown above is from Elaeis guineensis isolate ETL-2024a chromosome 8, EG11, whole genome shotgun sequence and carries:
- the LOC105050333 gene encoding RING-H2 finger protein ATL74, producing the protein MTNRLLSIAAQITVMAIVVSVVLLFVGIGILVLIHVCVVGRAFRGLSAAARADRSDEVSGGLSVDDLEKLPCYDFKAGEKGSGAVDCAVCLESFKIGERCRLLPVCKHSFHAQCVDSWLLRSRFCPICRTSAEHRKGCEAGREGAVVMVGIPLPVHASTSE